A single genomic interval of Ischnura elegans chromosome 3, ioIscEleg1.1, whole genome shotgun sequence harbors:
- the LOC124155111 gene encoding hypertrehalosaemic prohormone — protein sequence MTRWCSSGAGSGRRGGALLVLLLVCVVLSVLLDRSSAQVNFTPGWGKRGGGGALDSPSSPCKPSMESLMYLYKLIQGEAQKLADCDKFAN from the exons ATGACGCGGTGGTGCTCGTCTGGTGCGGGGTCTGGGAGGCGCGGCGGGGCGCTGCTGGTGCTGTTGTTGGTGTGCGTGGTGCTGTCGGTGCTGCTGGACCGCTCCTCGGCGCAGGTCAACTTCACCCCCGGCTGGGGCAAGCGGGGCGGCGGGGGGGCACTCGACTCCCCATCCTCACCATGCAAGCCATCCATGGAGTCACTCATGTACCTCTACAAACTCATCCAG GGGGAGGCGCAGAAGCTGGCCGACTGCGACAAGTTCGCCAACTGA